From Microbacterium sp. 10M-3C3:
GCCTCGTCGCGGATCGCGCCCATGCGGTACAGCTCGGCGTACCCGCGGACGGTGACCAGGGGTGTGCGCAGCTCGTGGCTCGCGTCGCCGATGAACCGGCGCATCTGGCCGACCGTCGCGTCGCGCTGACGGATCGCCGCATCCACGCGGCTGAGCATCGCGTTGATCGCCGCCTTCAGCCGCCCGACCTCGGTGCCGGGGATCACGTCGGTCATGCGCTGGCTGAAGTCGCCCGTCGCGATCGAGATGGCCGTCGCCTCGACCTGGCCGAGACCGCGGAACGTCAGGGTCACGATGTAGCGCGTGAGCAGCGCGCTCGCGACGAGGATGAGCAGCGCGAGCACCCCGTAGATGCCGATGTAGGTCGCGACGACCCGCTCGGTCGGGGCCAGCGGCACCGCGACGAGCTGCGTGTAGAACTCGCCCGACCCGGTGGACCCGGGGATCTCGGCCGGCGCGACGCTCGCGCGGAACACCGCGCCGGTGCGCGGGTCGACGAGGTCGAAGGGGGCGGTGCCGTCCTGGTACGCCTTCTGCACGCTGTAGCTCGAGGGCACCTGCGGCGTCGCGGCCGGGTCGTCGGGCCCGACGAGGATGCGCAGCCCGTCGTCGGGCGGCCCGTACAGCGCCACGAAGTAGTCGGGCTTGCTGCCGGACTCGTTGGGGCGGAAGGTCTGCGTTCCGCCGTCGTCGACGACGCGGATGAGCTGATTGGCGATGTCGCTCCCCGCGAGCTGCTCGACGGTCGCGTCGACGCTGCCCACGAGCGTCGTGCGCAGGAACGCCATCGTGCCGAAGCCCGCGACGGCCAATCCGATCGCGAGCAGGCCGACGGTGACGCCCGTGACCTTCGCGCGCAGGCTGAGCCCGCGCCACCAGCGGGTCACCGCATCGTGTTTATCGGCCAGGGGAGTCTCCGGAGGGGTACGGCGGCCGCGTCAGGCGGACTTGCCGGCCTTCAGCATGTAGCCGAACCCGCGCTTGGTCTGGATGAGCGGCTCGCTCGAGTGCGGGTCGATCTTGCGGCGCAGGTACGAGATGTAGCTCTCGACGATGCCCGCATCGCCGTTGAAGTCGTACTCCCACACGTGGTCGAGGATCTGCGCCTTGCTGAGCACGCGGTTGGGGTTGAGCATCAGGTAGCGCAGCAGCTTGAACTCGGTGGGGCTGAGGTCGATCGAGACGTCGCCGACGGTGACGTCGTGCGTGTCCTGGTCCATCGTGAGCTCGCCGGCGCGGATGACCGACTCCTCGTCGGCCTGCATCGTGCGGCGCAGGATCGCCTGGATGCGCGCGACGATCTCGTCGAGGCTGAAGGGCTTCGTGACGTAGTCGTCGCCGCCGGCGTTCAGGCCCGTGATCTTGTCCTCGGTGTCGTCCTTGGCGGTGAGGAAGAGGATCGGGGCGGTGTACCCGGCGCCGCGCAGGCGCTTGGTGACGCTGAAGCCGTTCATGTCGGGGAGCATCACGTCGAGCACGATCAGGTCGGGCTCCTCCTCGAGCACGGCGGAGATCGTCTGCGCGCCGTTGCCCACGGCCCGCACCTGGAACCCGGCGAAGCGGAGGCTCGTGATCAGCAGATCGCGGATGTTCGGTTCATCGTCGACGACGAGGATGCGTGCGGCGGTCATGGGGTCATTATCCCGACTGGATCGAGGGAAGTGCTGGATGTCGGCCGTTTCGGGCGCGCCACCGGCCGTTTCCGGCTCCGTGTTCGCGATGGGCGGACTCCGGATGCCGCGGCGCGGCGCCGTTACGCGGCGATCAGCTCGTCCGCGTCGAGGATCGTGTAGGCGTAGCCCTGCTCGGCGAGGAAGCGCTGACGGTTCTGCGCGAAGTCCTGGTCGACCGTGTCGCGGGAGATGAGCGTGTAGAAGCTCGCGGTGTGGCCGGATTGCTTGGGGCGCAGCAGGCGTCCGAGGCGCTGGGCCTCCTCCTGGCGCGAACCGAACGACCCCGACACCTGGATGGCGACGGAGGCCTCGGGCAGGTCGACCGAGAAGTTCGCGACCTTCGACACCACGAGCAGCGAGATCTCGCCCTCGCGGAACGCCTGGAACAGCTCTTCGCGCTCGGCGACGGGAGTCGAGCCCGTGATCTGCGGCGCATCCAGAGCCTCGGCGAGCACGTCGATCTGGTCGAGGTACTGCCCGATGACGAGGATGCGCTCGCCGGCGTGACGGCGCACGAGCCCGCGCACGACGTCGATCTTCGCCGGCGCGGTGGCGGCGAGGCGGTAGCGCTCGTCGTCCGCCGCGGCGGCGTACTCGAGGCGGTCGCCGGCGGGGAGGTCGATGCGCACCTCGTAGCACGCGGCGGGGGAGATGAAGCCCTGCGCCTCGATCTCCTTCCACGGCGCGTCGAAGCGCTTGGGGCCGATGAGGCTGAACACGTCGCCCTCGCGGCCGTCTTCGCGCACGAGCGTCGCGGTGAGGCCGAGGCGGCGGCGCGCCTGCAGGTCGGCGGTGAGCTTGAACACGGGCGCGGGCAGCAGGTGGACCTCGTCGTAGACGATGAGGCCCCAGTCCAGCGCATCAAGCAGCGCGAGGTGCGCGTACTGCCCCCCGCGCTTGGCGGTGAGGATCTGGTAGGTCGCGATCGTGACGGGCTTGATCTCCTTGACCTGGCCGGAGTACTCGCCGATCTCCTCGGGCGTCAGCGACGTGCGCCGCAGCAGCTCGTCGCGCCACTGCCGCGCGCTCACGGTGTTGGTCACGAGGATGAGCGTCGTCGTCTTCGTGCCGGCCATGGCGCCCGCCCCGACCAGCGTCTTGCCGGCGCCGCACGGCAGCACGACGACGCCCGAACCGCCCTCGGCGAAGGCCTCGACCGCCTGCTCCTGGTACGGGCGCAGGTGCCAGCCGTCTTCGGCGAGGTCGATCGGATGCGGCGTGCCCGGTGTGTAGCCGGCGAGGTCTTCGGCCGGCCAGCCGATCTTCAGCAGCTCCTGCTTGATGTGCCCGCGCGCCCACGCGTCGACGACGTACGCGTCGGGGGAGGGGTGGCCGATCAGCAGCGGCTGGATGCGCTTGTTGCGGGCGACCTCGGCGAGCACGGCCGGGTCGGTCGAGCGCAGCACGAGCGCACCCTCGTCGTCGCGCTCGATGACGAGCCGGCCGTAGCGGCCGACCGTCTCGCGGATGTCGATCGACACCGACGCGGGCACGGGGAAGCGCGACCAGCGGTCGAGGGTCGCGAGCATGTCCTCGGCGTCGTGGCCTGCGGCGCGCGCGTTCCACAGGCCGAGCCGCGTGATCCGGTAAGTGTGGATGTGCTCGGGTGCGCGCTCGAGCTCGGCGAAGACTGCGAGCTCGTGGCGCGCGCTCTCCGCATCCGGGTGCGCGACCTCGAGCAGCACGGTGCGATCGCTCTGCACGATGAGGGGGCCGTCAGACATAGCCTCCCATTCTACCGCCGCGCCGGAGCCCCGAGCGTGCACGGTCGCGGCGAGACCGCTCCGCCGGGCGTGCACTCTCGCCGCGCGGGTGCACTCTCGCGGATCACGCGACGGGGTGCACGCTCGCGATGCTCGCGAGCGGCAGCGTCCGCTCGACGTCGGCGCCGCGGTCGCGCCCGCGCAGCCGCCCGCCGCCGAGACCGCTCGCCTCGAGTCGGAACGTGCGGGAGCTGCCGTCGGGGAGGCGGACGACGACGTCGATGACGGCGCGGGCCCGCACGGCCTGGTCGAGCTCGCGCTCGAGCCACGCCGCATCCGTGTCGTCGCCGGCGCTGCCCGCGCGCAGGCGCGCGAGCAGGTCGGCGTAGCGGTCGGCGGCGCGCACGGGCTCGACGTCGGCGGCGACGCGCAGGCGGTCGACCGGCTGCGGCGCGCCGTCCTCGTCGACGGCCACGACCGGGTAGCGCGCGTCGGCCAGGGCCCACAGCACGGTGCCGGCCGATACGCGCGTGGCAAGCGACGCGCCGTCGCGCACGAGGCCGAGCGGGCGCAGCGCCTGGTCGACGGCGACCGTCTCGAGGGTCGCGGGGTCGTCGCTCAGCACGCGCGTGCGGCCGTCGTCGTCAGCGCCGACGCGCAGCAGGCCGTGCCGGTCGGCGTTGCGCGCGATGAGGTATTCGAGCGGCTGCGGGATGCCCGTGAGCGAGATCTCCCGCAGGAACGCGCGCACCGAGTCCGCCGTCTCGCCGGCGGTGATCGCGGCCGCGAGCGATTCCGCGCTGAAGCGGTACGTCGAGGCCTGCGCGCGCGACTCCCGGACGGCCATCGACCGCAGCCGCACATCCAGCGCCGGCGGCAGCGGCCCCGGCGCGATCGCCGTGAGGTCGTTCTGCAGATAGATGCGGTCGACCTCCGACGGGAGGTAGGCGCCGAGCGCGGCGAGGTCGGGATCGCCGCCAGCCGCCATCGGCCGCGCCCACGGCGGCTCGCCGCCTCCCGGCGCGAGGAGCCCCCACGCCACGCCGTACGCGCGCCACAGCCCCGCGACGCTCGGCCAGGCCGTGTCGTACGGGTACGCGGCGTGCCACGTCGTCGGCGCGATCCAGCCGCCGTCGGCGGTGCGCAGCGCCGCGGGCATGGCGTCGCGGAGCCGCCGCGCGGCCAGCGCCCACCGCTCCGACGTCGGGCTCGAGACCCACGCGCGTCCCGACTCCGTCACGAGCCACGCGCGCTCGTCGGCGCGCAGCAGCCCGGTGCGCTCGGCAAGGCTCACGAGCAGGTCGGCCGCGTCGGCGTCGGCGGCCGCCCCGGCGTCGACGAGGCCGCGCCGGTCGGCGGCGCCGAGGGCGCCCGAGCCGATCCGCGTGAGCGGGTGCCGCAGGGCGTGGAGCAGGATGTCGGCGAGCGATGCGGCCGACGTGAAGGCGCGCTCGGCCGCGGCGGCATCCTCGTCCGCGCTCGCCGTGCGTGCGCCCGCGGTCACACGCGCGGGGGACTCGCGATCGCCGACGGCGACGGCGACCGCGCTGAAGGGCCGGCCCGCCGCATCCGTCAGTCCGGCGCTCGCGAGCCGGGGACGCGATTCCGGTGCGACCGTGCCCTCGGCGCGCACGGCCTCGTCGAGCGCGACGGCGTCGTCGAGGGGCAGGACGGCGAGGCCCCGCGCGATCGACGCCGGATCGAGCAGCGCCTCGGCCGCGTCGAAGAAGTCGCGCCACGCGGCGGATGCCGACACCGCGCGCGCGGCGAGGAGGTCGGCCAGGTCCGCGTCGTCGCGTTCGGCCAGTGCGAGGGCGAGCGCGCGCTCGTCGGAGGTCGCCGGCACGTCACTCGCCCCGGTTGGCCCGAGCCCTCCGCACGAAGCTCATGATGAGCACCGTGATCAGCATCGCGAAGGCGAGGATCGGCGCGATGTAGACGACGACGCCGACCGTGGGCCACAGCCCCGACGCGAAGTCGACCTTCGCCGCCGAGCCGAGGATGATCGCGAAGAAGCACGCGATCGACAGCACCAGCAGGCCCAGCGACATGAACGCCAGGATCCGATCGATGCGGCGGACCGGAAGGTCGCCGCCGGGCGTTCGCGTGCTCATCCGCCTCAGCCTAGCGGTTCGGGGTGTGGCGTACGCTAGACGGGCGGCCGGTCGGCCGTTCATCATGTCCGTCCGTCCGCGGACTCGGTTTCAGCGAGGTTTTGTCATGCCCACCGGCAAGGTCAGGTTCTACGACGAGGAGAAGGGGTTCGGCTTCATCACCACCGATGACGGCCAGGACGTCTTCCTGCACGCCACGGCCCTGCCCGCCGGCACGCCCGCGCCCAAGGCCGGCACGCGGCTGGAGTTCGGGGTGGCCGACGGCAAGCGCGGCCTCCAGGCGCTCTCGGTGCGCGTGCTGCAGGCGCCGCCGAGCCTCGCGAAGCGCTCGCGCAAGTCGGCCGACGACATGGCGATCATCGTCGAGGACCTCGTGAAGCTCCTCGACGGCATCGGCGCGGACCTCCGCCGCGGTCGATACCCCAGCGGCTCGCACGGCAAGAAGGTCGCCGCGGTCCTCCGCAAGGTCGCCGATGACCTCGAAGCCTGACGCCGTCGACGAGCGCCTGCTCGCCGCGCACGATCTCGCCCGCGCGGCGCTGCACGAGGTGACCCCCGCGGCCACCGTCGGTGACCCCGCGGGCTACACGCTCGAGGATGAGGGCGTCGTGTCGCTGCGCTTCGCGAACCGCCTCGCTGGATACCCCGGATGGTTCTGGACGGTGAGCGTCGCGGTCGTCGAGGGCTCCGAGCCGACGGTGCTCGAGGTCGAGCTGCTGCCCGGCGACGACGCGCTGCTCGCACCCGAGTGGGTGCCGTGGGCGACGCGGCTGGCGGAGTACCAGGCGGCGCAGGCGGCGGCGCAGGCCGAAGCCGCGATCGCCGAGGATGAGTCCGACGACGCGGACGACGACGATCTGGACGGTGACGAGCTCGAGGACGACGAGCTCGACGACGAGGACGACCTCGACGAGGACGACGACGAGCTCGACTCGGACGGCTCGCCGATCCTCCACGCGGGCGACCTCGACGGCGTCGACATCGACGAGCTCGACCCCGACGAGCCCGACGACGACGACGAGGACGCGGACGCGGACGACGATTCGGACGACTCCGACGACTCCGACGACGACGAGCCGGACGACGACTCCGACGAGTCCGACGACGCGGACGACTCCGACGAGGACGAGTCCGACGACTCCGACGACGAGCCGGACGACGACTCCGACGAGGACGAGTCCGACGACGACGTGGTCAGGGCGCGCCGTGCCTGAGCAGCGCACCATCCGCACCTCGACGAGACCGTCGATGCCGGGCTCGGCGAACTCCGTGCCGTCGGCGCGGAAGCCGTTGCGCTAGACATAGATCGTGTACAGGTGCAGCGGCCGCGCGGGCGGGAAGCCCTTCTCGGCGTCTGGCCCCGCGGCCGCGCCGGCCTGCGCGAAGCCGACGATGCTGCGCCCGCGCTCGGCGACGGCGACGCGCTCAGGCGCGGGATCACGCGACAGGATGCTGCGCCACATCCGCTGCCGCGCCGTGAGGGCCTCGTCGCCGAAGAAGCGCTCGGGCAGTAGGGCGCCGTACGTCTCGCGCCAGCTCTCGACGTGCACGCGCGCGATCGCGTCGGCGTCGTCCGCCGACGGCGTGCGGATGACGACGGGGGCGTGCGCGGCGGGCGTCACCTCCGGAGTCAGAGGCGCTCGAGGGTGTAGTCGATGCAGCGGATGAGCTGACGCACGTCGTCGGGCTCGATCGAGACGAACGTCGCGATGCGCAGCTGGTTGCGTCCGAGCTTGCGGTACGGCTCGGTGTCGACGATGCCGTTGGCGCGCAGGCTCGCAGCGACCGCCGCCGCATCCACCGTCTCTGCGAAGTCGATCGTCACGACCACGGGCGACCGGTCGGCCGGGTCGGCGACGAAGGGCGTCACGAGTTCGGACGCCTCCGCCCACGCGTACAGCTCGCCGGACGACTCGCTCGTGCGCGCGTGCGCCCACGACAGCCCGCCGTTGTCGAGGATCCACTCGAGCTGGTCGTCGAGCAGCAGCAGCGTCGCGAGGGCCGGGGTGTTGAGCGTCTGCTCCAGGCGCGAGTTGTCCAGCGCGTTCTTCAGGCTCAGGAATTCGGGGATGTACCGGCCGGATGCGGCGATCCGCTCGATCCGCTCGATCGCCGCGGGCGACACGGCCGCGAACCACAGGCCGCCGTCGGAGCCGAGGTTCTTCTGCGGCGCGAAGTAGTAGACGTCGGCCTGGGACATGTCGAAGTCGATGCCGCCGGCCGCGCTCGTGCCGTCGATGACGGTCAGCGCGCCCTCGTCGCCGTGCACGCGCTCGATGGGGGTCGCCACACCCGTGGAGGTCTCGTTGTGCGGCCACGCGTAGACGTCGACGCCCGCCACGGGCTCCGCGACGGCGCGCGTGCCGGGATCGGCCTTGCGCACGTCGGGCGCCTCGAGCCATGGCGCGCCTGCGGCGGCGGCGAACTTGCCGCCGAACTCGCCGAAGACGAGGTTCTGCGCGCGGGAGTCGATGAGGCCGAAGGCCGCGGCGTCCCAGAACGCCGTCGATCCGCCGTCGCCGGCGATGATCTCGTAGCCGTCGGGGAGGCGCAGCAGCGCGCCGAGACGCTCGCGCACGCTTCCCACGAGCGCCTTCACGGGCTTCTGCCGGTGCGAGGTGCCGAGGATCGTGGCCCCGCGTGTGACGAGTGCCTCCAGCTGCGCTCCGCGCACCTTCGAGGGTCCGCATCCGAAGCGTCCGTCGGCGGGCAGCAGGTCGCGAGGCAGGTCCACGTGCGGCATGCGACGAGTCTAGGGCGCGGCCCACGGCCGCCCCGGCCGTGTGACGACGGCCCTCGGCGCCGATCCCCGTGTCCGCGGCGTTGGATAGGCTGGAGGTCTACCCGAACGAGCGCTGAGGAAGCCCCCATGACCGATCTCATCGACACCACGGAGATGTATCTGCGGACGATCCTCGAACTCGAGGAGGAGAACATCGTGCCGCTGCGCGCACGCATCTCCGAGCGTCTCGGGCACTCCGGTCCCACGGTGTCGCAGACGGTCGGGCGGATGGAGCGCGACGGCCTCGTCGTCGTCTCGGACGACCGCCGGCTCGAGCTGACCGACGCCGGGCGGCAGAAGGCCGTCGACGTCATGCGCAAGCACCGTCTCGCCGAGCGCCTGCTCAGCGACGTCATCGGCCTGGACTGGGCGTTCGTCCACGAAGAGGCGTGCCGCTGGGAGCACGTCATGAGCGAGCAGGTCGAGCGCCGCCTCGTCGAGCTCCTCGGCCACCCCACCGAGTCGCCCTACGGCAACCCGATCCCGGGCCTCGACCAGCTGGGTGACGTCCCCTCGAACACGTTCGAGCAGGGCGTGGTGGGGCTCGTGCGCAAGCTCAACGACGTCGGCGGCCCGATCACCGGCACGGTCCGGCGCCTGGCCGAGCCGGCGCAGGTCGATCCCGAGCTCCTGCAGCAGCTGAAGGCGGCCGGTGTGGTCCCCGGCGCGCGCGGCGACTATCGCTTCAACGAGGGCTACGTGCTCGTCCAGATGGACGGCGATGAGGAGGGGCTCGAGCTTCCCGTCGAGGTCGCGTCGCACATCTTCCTCGTCGACGAGCGCTGATCCTCCCCACCCCGATCCGCCGCACGGCTGTCCACAGCCCGCGGGCTGAACGTGACTTATTCGTTACCTTCGGGTAGCCTCGGTCTGTCCACAGGCGAGAAGCCCGCCGTCGGACCCCACGCAGATTGCCTCTCCGGCTCGTCGTCTGCGGTGGGTGAAGCCCGCACACCGTGCCACACACCGAGTGCCGACGAGCCAGCGCCCGCCCGGGGCGCAGAGGCGCCGGAGGAAATTTGGCTGAGAACACCCCGTCGGTCGGCGACGCACCCGAGCAGGAGCCGACCGGAATGACGCGGCGCTCCCGAGCGCGCGTCGCCCGACCCTCGTCCCGACCCGTCACCCCCCGCAACACCGCGGTCGCCACGCGTCCGCCGCGCGCCGACCGCCCGAAGCGCGGCGTCGCCAAGCCCGTTCGCAGCGTCGCGATCCTCTCGATCGTCGCGGGGCTCGTCGCGACCGTCGCCATCCCGGCGTATGCGGCGTGGCAGCCCACGGCCGAGGCCAAGACGCTGCAGCAGGCGTCGGCCGGCGATGCGCAGTCGATGGTCGTCGCGTCCGAGGCATCCGCCGCCCAGCTCGACCGCAGCAGCTACTCGGCCACGACGTCCGAGGAGATCGCGAAGAAGAAGGCCGCGGAGGCCGCCGCCGAGCGCGCCCGCCAGCGCGCCGCGCAGTCGGTCTCGCTGTCGTCCGTCGACCTGTCGATGGTCTCGCCCGGCTCGGGCGAGGTCCGCTGGCCGGTCGTCGGCTTCAAGAAGGGCCGCGGCC
This genomic window contains:
- a CDS encoding response regulator transcription factor, whose product is MTAARILVVDDEPNIRDLLITSLRFAGFQVRAVGNGAQTISAVLEEEPDLIVLDVMLPDMNGFSVTKRLRGAGYTAPILFLTAKDDTEDKITGLNAGGDDYVTKPFSLDEIVARIQAILRRTMQADEESVIRAGELTMDQDTHDVTVGDVSIDLSPTEFKLLRYLMLNPNRVLSKAQILDHVWEYDFNGDAGIVESYISYLRRKIDPHSSEPLIQTKRGFGYMLKAGKSA
- a CDS encoding DNA repair helicase XPB, which produces MSDGPLIVQSDRTVLLEVAHPDAESARHELAVFAELERAPEHIHTYRITRLGLWNARAAGHDAEDMLATLDRWSRFPVPASVSIDIRETVGRYGRLVIERDDEGALVLRSTDPAVLAEVARNKRIQPLLIGHPSPDAYVVDAWARGHIKQELLKIGWPAEDLAGYTPGTPHPIDLAEDGWHLRPYQEQAVEAFAEGGSGVVVLPCGAGKTLVGAGAMAGTKTTTLILVTNTVSARQWRDELLRRTSLTPEEIGEYSGQVKEIKPVTIATYQILTAKRGGQYAHLALLDALDWGLIVYDEVHLLPAPVFKLTADLQARRRLGLTATLVREDGREGDVFSLIGPKRFDAPWKEIEAQGFISPAACYEVRIDLPAGDRLEYAAAADDERYRLAATAPAKIDVVRGLVRRHAGERILVIGQYLDQIDVLAEALDAPQITGSTPVAEREELFQAFREGEISLLVVSKVANFSVDLPEASVAIQVSGSFGSRQEEAQRLGRLLRPKQSGHTASFYTLISRDTVDQDFAQNRQRFLAEQGYAYTILDADELIAA
- a CDS encoding helicase-associated domain-containing protein — translated: MPATSDERALALALAERDDADLADLLAARAVSASAAWRDFFDAAEALLDPASIARGLAVLPLDDAVALDEAVRAEGTVAPESRPRLASAGLTDAAGRPFSAVAVAVGDRESPARVTAGARTASADEDAAAAERAFTSAASLADILLHALRHPLTRIGSGALGAADRRGLVDAGAAADADAADLLVSLAERTGLLRADERAWLVTESGRAWVSSPTSERWALAARRLRDAMPAALRTADGGWIAPTTWHAAYPYDTAWPSVAGLWRAYGVAWGLLAPGGGEPPWARPMAAGGDPDLAALGAYLPSEVDRIYLQNDLTAIAPGPLPPALDVRLRSMAVRESRAQASTYRFSAESLAAAITAGETADSVRAFLREISLTGIPQPLEYLIARNADRHGLLRVGADDDGRTRVLSDDPATLETVAVDQALRPLGLVRDGASLATRVSAGTVLWALADARYPVVAVDEDGAPQPVDRLRVAADVEPVRAADRYADLLARLRAGSAGDDTDAAWLERELDQAVRARAVIDVVVRLPDGSSRTFRLEASGLGGGRLRGRDRGADVERTLPLASIASVHPVA
- a CDS encoding multidrug ABC transporter ATPase, whose protein sequence is MSTRTPGGDLPVRRIDRILAFMSLGLLVLSIACFFAIILGSAAKVDFASGLWPTVGVVVYIAPILAFAMLITVLIMSFVRRARANRGE
- a CDS encoding cold shock domain-containing protein; protein product: MPTGKVRFYDEEKGFGFITTDDGQDVFLHATALPAGTPAPKAGTRLEFGVADGKRGLQALSVRVLQAPPSLAKRSRKSADDMAIIVEDLVKLLDGIGADLRRGRYPSGSHGKKVAAVLRKVADDLEA
- a CDS encoding DUF3027 domain-containing protein: MTSKPDAVDERLLAAHDLARAALHEVTPAATVGDPAGYTLEDEGVVSLRFANRLAGYPGWFWTVSVAVVEGSEPTVLEVELLPGDDALLAPEWVPWATRLAEYQAAQAAAQAEAAIAEDESDDADDDDLDGDELEDDELDDEDDLDEDDDELDSDGSPILHAGDLDGVDIDELDPDEPDDDDEDADADDDSDDSDDSDDDEPDDDSDESDDADDSDEDESDDSDDEPDDDSDEDESDDDVVRARRA
- the serC gene encoding phosphoserine transaminase — translated: MPHVDLPRDLLPADGRFGCGPSKVRGAQLEALVTRGATILGTSHRQKPVKALVGSVRERLGALLRLPDGYEIIAGDGGSTAFWDAAAFGLIDSRAQNLVFGEFGGKFAAAAGAPWLEAPDVRKADPGTRAVAEPVAGVDVYAWPHNETSTGVATPIERVHGDEGALTVIDGTSAAGGIDFDMSQADVYYFAPQKNLGSDGGLWFAAVSPAAIERIERIAASGRYIPEFLSLKNALDNSRLEQTLNTPALATLLLLDDQLEWILDNGGLSWAHARTSESSGELYAWAEASELVTPFVADPADRSPVVVTIDFAETVDAAAVAASLRANGIVDTEPYRKLGRNQLRIATFVSIEPDDVRQLIRCIDYTLERL
- a CDS encoding metal-dependent transcriptional regulator, which codes for MTDLIDTTEMYLRTILELEEENIVPLRARISERLGHSGPTVSQTVGRMERDGLVVVSDDRRLELTDAGRQKAVDVMRKHRLAERLLSDVIGLDWAFVHEEACRWEHVMSEQVERRLVELLGHPTESPYGNPIPGLDQLGDVPSNTFEQGVVGLVRKLNDVGGPITGTVRRLAEPAQVDPELLQQLKAAGVVPGARGDYRFNEGYVLVQMDGDEEGLELPVEVASHIFLVDER
- a CDS encoding M23 family metallopeptidase; this encodes MAENTPSVGDAPEQEPTGMTRRSRARVARPSSRPVTPRNTAVATRPPRADRPKRGVAKPVRSVAILSIVAGLVATVAIPAYAAWQPTAEAKTLQQASAGDAQSMVVASEASAAQLDRSSYSATTSEEIAKKKAAEAAAERARQRAAQSVSLSSVDLSMVSPGSGEVRWPVVGFKKGRGLGDSGYHQGVDLLLACGQPVYAAAAGVVRVSQESFGGYGVAITIDHVINGQRVSTLYGHMTYGSRVVQSGETVAAGQLIGLIGSTGSSTACHTHFEVRINGSVVDPWAWLEQNAG